In Halosolutus amylolyticus, the genomic window TTGCTCTCGCCGCTCCCGATCGCGGGACTGGGTTCGTTGCTCGGCTTCGGCGGCGCGTTTCTCGTCGTGCCGGTGATGGCCGCGGCGATCGTCGTCGGGCGGACGCGGGCTGAGACGGCCGAATCGGCGATCGGACTCCCGGCGCAGTCCGTCACGGCGATGGCCGCGCTGGCGATCCCCTGTAATCTCGCGTTGCTCGGATTGCTCGCCGTCCAGTCGCCGTCGGTGTTCGCCCTCTGGGCGGGCCTGCTGGCGGCGGGCGGTCTCTACTACGTGTTCCGGACCCGGATCCGGACGCGTGCAGCGGACAGCGTTCACGAAACTCCGAACTCATGATTCCAGACACGACTGGCGTCGTCGGTGCCGGACTGATGGGCCGCGACATCGCGGGCCTCCTGGCCAACGGTGGCTTTCCGGTTACCCTCGTCGACGTCGACGACACCGCGCTCGAATCGGCACGCGACTACCATCGAACCGACCTCCCGGAGGCACTCGAATCGGCCGGGTTCGACCCCGACGATCCCGCGAGTCGCATCGAATACGAGACGGACCTCGCGGCGCTGGTCGACCACGACTTCGTCGTCGAGGCCGTCCCGGAACGGCTCGCCCTCAAGCGCGACCTCGTCGCCGACCTCGAGTCTGTCCTCGACCCCGGGGCCGTCGTCGCGACGAACACGTCGTCGCTCACGCCGGGCGACATCGCGACCGGCCTCGAACGCCCGGAACGGGTCGTCCTCTTTCACTTCGCCAATCCGGCCATCGATCGCGACCTCGTGGAGATTTCGGGCGACGAGGCCAGCGATCGCGCCCTCGAAACTGCGACGGCGGTCGCCGAGGCGATCGATCGCACGCCCGTCCGACTCGAGGCCGAGTACCGGGCGAACTGCCTCTCGCGACTCTCGGCGAGCATCAAGTGCGCCGGGACCTGGGAACTGCTCGCGGCCTCACCCGCGGAAGTCGATCGCGGCGCGCGGGTGATCGGGTTCGACCGGGGGCCGATCGAGTTCGTCGACCTCATCGGGATCGACGTCCACCTCGCGACGGTCGACAACCTCGCGGCCGCCTATGGCGATCGGTACGCGCCACCGCCCGAAATCCGCGATCGGATGGACGCGCTCGTCGACGCGGGCGATCTGGGAAAGAAGACCGGCCAGGGGTTCTTCGAGTGGGACGGCGAGGAACCCCGGATACCCGAGGTCGAGGACGCCCACGACGTGACGCCCGTGGTCGGCGCGCTGGTCAACGAGGCCTACCGACTCGTCGGGGACGGGGTCACCGATCGGGAGACGGTAAACGACGTCCTCAAACGCGGTTCCGGCGGCGATATCGGTCCATTCGACGTCGAATCGATGCTCGGTACGGGATTCCTCCGGGAGGCGTTGCGAGAGCGGTACGGGGAAACGGGAGCCGACGTCTACGATCCGGTCTTCTGAACCGCTCGCATCCCGAGCGGGTCGATCCGGTCAGACCAGCAACGGCGGTGCGGCGTACGGATCGACGCGCACGTCAAGCAGGGTCGGCACGTCGCGCTCGAGGCTCTCTTCGATCGCCGAACCGACCCGCTCGGGATCGTCGATCGTCTCGCCCGCACAGCCGAAGCCGCGGGCGACCTGCGCGTAGTCGACGCCGTCGTGGAAGTCGGTGGACATGTCGAAGCTGTGCGTTCCGAGCTGGCTCATCTTGGAGGAGCCGAGCGACTCGTTGTTGGTGACGACGACGGTGATCGGGAGGTCCTCGCGGACGGCTGTCTCGAGGTCCGAGATGTGGTAGCCGATTCCGCCGTCGCCGGAGAGCGCGACGATCGGCCGATCGGGCAACGCGGTCTTGACGCCAAGCGCCTGGGGGAGACAGACGTTGATCCCGTCGCTGCCCCTGGCCTGGAGGTAGGAGAGGCCGGCCCGCTCGGTTTCGTAGAACGCGCCCGAAAAGAACCCGGGGAAACTCGTCGCGCTCACGAGCACGGCCTCGGCCGGGAGTCGCTCGTTCAGTTCGGAAACGACGCGCTGTGGCTTTACCGGCGTCTCGTCGCTCGTCAGGTCCGCCTCGAACCCGGCGCGCCAGTCAGCCCGGTCCTCGACGAGTCTCTCGATTCGTACCGCCCGATCGGCGTCGCCGGACGCGGTCTCGGCCAGCGCGTCGAGGGTGGCTTTGAGATCCGCCTGGACGGCGACCGTCGGTTCGTAGTTGCGGCCGAGCCAGGCGGGATCGAGGTCGACGTGGACCAGCGGCACGTCCTCGGGGACCAGCGACCAGCCGACGCTGGTGAGTTCGCCGAACCGGGTCCCGAAACCGAGCACGAGATCAGCGTCCTCGAGGGCGTCGTTTGCCACCTGGCAGAACCCCCAGCGTCCGACGACGCCCAGCGCGTGGGGGTCCGTCTCCGCGATCGCTCCTTTGCCGTTCATCGAGGTCACGACGGGGACGTCCGCCGCCGTCGCGAAGCGCGTCAGTTCGTCGGTCGCGTCCGCGCGGACGACGCCCTCACCGGCGACGATCACGGGGCTGTCGGAGGCCGCCAGCAGATCGCCGATCGCGTCGAGGCCGTCCGGATCGGGTGCCGGTCGGGTCCGCGGATAGGTTCCGGAGACGTCGTCGCGGGGTTCTCGATCGGTCTCGCCCGCCATGACGTCCTCCGGGAGATTGACGTGTACCGGACCGGGAACCCCGGTCGTGGCGATCCGGAGCGCGTTCTCGACGGCCTCGACGGCGCGGCCGGGCGTTTCGGCGTCGAACGTCGCCTCGGCGAACGGGTCGAGGATCGCCTCGTTGTCCCCGTCCTGAATGACGCCGTTCCCGCGGGTCTCCCGATCGTTCCCGCCGGTGAGGGCAACGACCGGCGACGACGCGCCGGCGGCCTCGCAGAGTCCGACGCCGATGTACGCGGCACCGGGTCCGCTGACCCCGTCGACGACGCCCGCGGTTCGGGATGCCCTCGCGTAGCCGTCCGCCATCAGGGCCGCGCTCGCCTCGCTCCGGGCGAGGACGTGCCTGACCGTCGACCCGTCGACGCTCGCGTAGTAGGGATCCATCTGTTCGCAGGGGAACCCGAAGACCGTCTCGATCCCCGCCCGTTCGAAGAGTGCGGCGATCGCGTCCGTCGATCGGGCCATCATCGACACCTCCTGTACAGTGGTTCCTGGTGACACATAGCACCCGATACTCAAGGGGAGAACTAAAAACGTACCCCTGGACTGTCGCCCGTCGCCGACTATCCACATCGATGTCATCCTCGGACGGAATGCATCGGCCGAGGGCGGAATCTCGGAGACGCGAGCGGGGCGTCGTCGCCGGCAGTATCCCGTAGGACGTCCCTACACCCGAACCCGAAACCGCGCCCGTTATTCGGCCTCGGCCCTGAATGCTGGTGTGACTTCAGCCGAATCGAACGGAACCGACGGCGGCGAGCAGCTGCGGAGTCGTGGGTACCACATCACGGTCGACGACGGCCGGGACTCGTTTTTCGCGCTCAGCATCGAACGGGCAGACAGCGACACGGCGTGGCTCATGTCGGACACCGTGCTGGCGCTCGACGAAATGCGATAGCTCGAACGCCGATCGCGACCGCCGTGATCTCGGTCCCAGTCCATCGATCACCCGACGCGACGAGTGGCGCGCGCGAGCACCGTCGGCTCCGTTCGTCGACCCGATCGTCCCGATTTCTCCCCGTTCCGAACCACGTTAGCTAATCACAATAATATCGAAAGTGAACGGCGCTCCGGCGCGTCGATCGGCTCGGGCAAAATAGACAGCCATATTAAAATTTATATTAGTAGTAAATGTTCGTGACTCCGGTAGCGAACGCCGTGAATTTCGGCCTGCACCTCGCCCCGGGTCGATCGATCGCACGCGATGGTTTCCGTTCGCTGTCATGCCGCCAGTAACTATCACGGAAGACGATGATCGACGGTGTAACCGTGTGACACGGGGATTTTTAGCGTCGGACACGTACGGGGCGAATATGACACTGCATAACAGGGACGTTCGGCAGGACGTCCGCGAACTCGGGGCGTTGCTCGGGGAAGTCCTCGAGGATCAGACCTCGCGACGGTCCTTCGAAACCGTCGAATCGTGCCGGCGTGCAGCGATCGACTACCGTGCCGACGAACTGGAGTCGCGGGAGCCGCTCATCACGGAACTCGAGGGGCTGTCCCCCCACGAACAGCGGATCGTCGCGCGGGCGTTCACGACGTACTTCGAACTGATCAACCTCGCCGAGGAACGCGAGCGGGTCCGATCGCTTCGAACCGAGTCCCACGAGGGGACCCTCGCGGACAGCCTCGAGACGGCGGCCGAGGAACTCGGGGAGACCGATACCGAGACGGTCGAACAGGTGCTGGACGACGTCCTGATCGAGCCCACTTTCACGGCGCATCCGACGGAGGCCCGTCGCAAGACGGTCAAGTCGAAGCTCCGGACGGTCTCGACGTACCTCGAGACCCTCGACGAGCGGCTGTTGACGAACAAAGAGTCGGAGCAGGTGTGGCGGGACATCGACGCCGAGGTGACGAGCCTGTGGCAGACGCCGCAGGTCCGGCGACGCCAGCCGGAACCCGAGGACGAGGCCCGAAACGTCCAGTGGTACCTCGAGAACACGCTGTTCGACGTCGTCGGCGAGGTCTACGACGAACTCGCCGACGCGATCGACGAGGAGGTCGAGGGCAACCTCGAGATTCCGAAACTGTTCGAGTTCCGCTCGTGGGCGGGGAGCGATCGCGACGGGAACCCCTACGTGACGCCCGAGGTGACGGCGAACACGCTCGAACGCCAGCGCGAGGTCGTCCTCGAGAAGTACCGGGAACAGCTCAAGCGCCTCTCGGGCGTATTGAGCCAGGACGGGAGTCGTATCGACGCTGGTTCGGAGTTCCAGGCCTCGCTCGAGGAGGACCTCGAACGACTGCCCGGGAGCGCCAGGACCGCCGAGGAGCGCTACCCCGGCGAACCCTACCGGCAGAAGCTCAAACTGATGCGCGAGCGCCTGCAGCGCGTCGGCGACGTGCGTCCCGGCGGCTACGACGACGTCGACGAACTGCTCGAGGACCTCGAGTACATCGCCGACAGCCTCCGGAACAACGGGGCGGAGGTCGTCGTCGACGCCCACGTTGATCCGATCCGCCGGCAGGTCGCCACCTTCGGCTTCTCGCTTGCCAGTCTCGACCTGCGCGAACACCAGCAGAAACACACCGACGCGATCGCAGAGGCCCTCGAGTCGGAGGGGATCGACTACCACGCGTTCTCCGAGGACGAACGCGTCGAGTGGCTGACCGAGGCGGTTCTCCAGGACGAACCCGTCATCGACCTTTCCGACACCGAGGATCTCTCCGACGCGTCGACCCGCGTCCTGACGCTGTTCGATAGTCTCGCCGAGTGGCAAAGCGAGTACGGCGTTCACGCGATCGACACCTACTGTATCTCGATGAACGACGAACCGAGCCACGTTCTCGAGGTGCTGTTCCTCGCC contains:
- a CDS encoding thiamine pyrophosphate-binding protein, with the protein product MSPGTTVQEVSMMARSTDAIAALFERAGIETVFGFPCEQMDPYYASVDGSTVRHVLARSEASAALMADGYARASRTAGVVDGVSGPGAAYIGVGLCEAAGASSPVVALTGGNDRETRGNGVIQDGDNEAILDPFAEATFDAETPGRAVEAVENALRIATTGVPGPVHVNLPEDVMAGETDREPRDDVSGTYPRTRPAPDPDGLDAIGDLLAASDSPVIVAGEGVVRADATDELTRFATAADVPVVTSMNGKGAIAETDPHALGVVGRWGFCQVANDALEDADLVLGFGTRFGELTSVGWSLVPEDVPLVHVDLDPAWLGRNYEPTVAVQADLKATLDALAETASGDADRAVRIERLVEDRADWRAGFEADLTSDETPVKPQRVVSELNERLPAEAVLVSATSFPGFFSGAFYETERAGLSYLQARGSDGINVCLPQALGVKTALPDRPIVALSGDGGIGYHISDLETAVREDLPITVVVTNNESLGSSKMSQLGTHSFDMSTDFHDGVDYAQVARGFGCAGETIDDPERVGSAIEESLERDVPTLLDVRVDPYAAPPLLV
- a CDS encoding 3-hydroxyacyl-CoA dehydrogenase family protein, which produces MIPDTTGVVGAGLMGRDIAGLLANGGFPVTLVDVDDTALESARDYHRTDLPEALESAGFDPDDPASRIEYETDLAALVDHDFVVEAVPERLALKRDLVADLESVLDPGAVVATNTSSLTPGDIATGLERPERVVLFHFANPAIDRDLVEISGDEASDRALETATAVAEAIDRTPVRLEAEYRANCLSRLSASIKCAGTWELLAASPAEVDRGARVIGFDRGPIEFVDLIGIDVHLATVDNLAAAYGDRYAPPPEIRDRMDALVDAGDLGKKTGQGFFEWDGEEPRIPEVEDAHDVTPVVGALVNEAYRLVGDGVTDRETVNDVLKRGSGGDIGPFDVESMLGTGFLREALRERYGETGADVYDPVF
- the ppc gene encoding phosphoenolpyruvate carboxylase, whose amino-acid sequence is MTLHNRDVRQDVRELGALLGEVLEDQTSRRSFETVESCRRAAIDYRADELESREPLITELEGLSPHEQRIVARAFTTYFELINLAEERERVRSLRTESHEGTLADSLETAAEELGETDTETVEQVLDDVLIEPTFTAHPTEARRKTVKSKLRTVSTYLETLDERLLTNKESEQVWRDIDAEVTSLWQTPQVRRRQPEPEDEARNVQWYLENTLFDVVGEVYDELADAIDEEVEGNLEIPKLFEFRSWAGSDRDGNPYVTPEVTANTLERQREVVLEKYREQLKRLSGVLSQDGSRIDAGSEFQASLEEDLERLPGSARTAEERYPGEPYRQKLKLMRERLQRVGDVRPGGYDDVDELLEDLEYIADSLRNNGAEVVVDAHVDPIRRQVATFGFSLASLDLREHQQKHTDAIAEALESEGIDYHAFSEDERVEWLTEAVLQDEPVIDLSDTEDLSDASTRVLTLFDSLAEWQSEYGVHAIDTYCISMNDEPSHVLEVLFLADQADVVSLPEHCGIDIVPLLETEYALSGARRIMGTLFENEAYSQALEARGRTQEIMLGYSDSNKENGFLAANWSLYKNQRRLAEICDDHDVTMRLFHGRGGSISRGGGPMNEALLALPNSSVTGQVKFTEQGEAIAEKYANPRIAERNIEQMVNAQLRSRLYAMDQPEEEILEEWIDAMETMADAARQEYRDLLESEGFVQYFEQATPITVIEDLDLGSRPASRSGERTVEDLRAIPWVFSWTQSRCILPGWYAIATGVDAYLDDGGSMETLQEMYDEWAFFQTTLDNAALSLSRTELEIADQYADLADDDLRDRFFPRLTDECERGAELIKEIGQREELHTRDWLGENLERRNPYVDPLNLLQTYLLDRTHRTDIEERTLRLTVKGIAAGMKNTG